The following coding sequences lie in one Gorilla gorilla gorilla isolate KB3781 chromosome 5, NHGRI_mGorGor1-v2.1_pri, whole genome shotgun sequence genomic window:
- the NUP43 gene encoding nucleoporin Nup43 isoform X1, with protein MEEIYAKFVSQKISKTRWRPLPPGSLQTAETFATGSWDNEENYISLWSIGDFGNLDSDGGFEGDHQLLCSIRHHGDVMDLQFFDQERIVAASSTGCVTVFLHHPNNQTLSINQQWTTAHYHTGPGSPSYSSAACTGVVCNNPEIVTVGEDGRINLFRADHKEAVRTIDNADSSTLHAVTFLRTPEILTVNSIGQLKIWDFRQQGNEPSQILSLTGDRVPLHCVDRHPNQQHVVATGGQDGMLSIWDVRQGTMPVSLLKAHEAEMWEVHFHPSNPDHLFTCSEDGSLWHWDASTDVPEKSSLFHQGGRSSTFLSHSISNQANVHQSVISSWLSTDPAKDRIEITSLLPSRSLSVNSLDVLGPCLVCGTDAEAIYVTRHLFS; from the exons ATGGAGGAAATTTATGCGAAGTTTGTGTCTCAGAAAATCAGCAAAACCCGCTGGCGACCGCTGCCTCCGGGAAGTTTACAGACCGCGGAGACGTTCGCTACAGGATCTTGGGACAATGAG GAAAAttatatttcactgtggtctatTGGAGATTTTGGAAACTTGGACTCTGATGGAGGGTTTGAAGGAGACCATCAGTTATTGTGTAGTATCAGACACCATGGTGATGTAATGGATTTACAG ttttttgaCCAGGAAAGAATTGTCGCTGCTTCATCAACAGGATGTGTAACAGTTTTCCTTCACCATCCAAATAACCAG ACTCTGTCAATCAACCAGCAGTGGACTACAGCTCACTACCACACAGGCCCTGGCAGTCCTTCCTATAGCAGTGCAGCATGTACAGGTGTTGTGTGCAACAACCCAGAAATCGTTACAGTTGGAGAGGATGGTCGAATAAATCTCTTCAGAGCTGATCACAAGGAAGCTGTAAGAACCATAG acaaTGCAGATAGTAGTACACTCCATGCTGTAACCTTTCTTCGAACTCCTGAGATTCTTACTGTAAATTCAATTGGACAGTTGAAAATATGGGATTTCAGACAACAAGGAAATGAGCCTTCTCAGATATTGTCACT GACTGGTGACCGAGTGCCACTCCACTGTGTTGATAGACATCCCAACCAACAGCATGTTGTAGCTACTGGTGGCCAAGATGGAATGTTGAGTATTTGGGATGTTAGACAAGGTACTATGCCTGTATCTCTGCTGAAGGCTCATGAAGCTGAAA TGTGGGAAGTTCACTTTCACCCATCCAACCCAGATCATCTTTTTACCTGCTCTGAAGATGGATCCCTCTGGCACTGGGATGCTTCCACAGATGTACCTGAAAAGTCGTCACTCTTTCACCAAG gaGGAAGAAGCAGTACTTTTTTGTCTCATAGCATTAGTAACCAAGCTAATGTTCACCAGTCTGTCATTAGCTCCTGGCTCAGCACTGATCCTGCAAAAGACCGAATTGAAATCACAAGCTTACTTCCCAGTAGGTCTCTGTCTGTGAACAGTTTGGATGTTTTAGGTCCTTGTCTTGTTTGTGGAACCGATGCAGAAGCAATTTATGTTACTAGACATCTTTTTTCGTAG
- the NUP43 gene encoding nucleoporin Nup43 isoform X2, protein MEEIYAKFVSQKISKTRWRPLPPGSLQTAETFATGSWDNEENYISLWSIGDFGNLDSDGGFEGDHQLLCSIRHHGDVMDLQFFDQERIVAASSTGCVTVFLHHPNNQTLSINQQWTTAHYHTGPGSPSYSSAACTGVVCNNPEIVTVGEDGRINLFRADHKEAVRTIDNADSSTLHAVTFLRTPEILTVNSIGQLKIWDFRQQGNEPSQILSLTGDRVPLHCVDRHPNQQHVVATGGQDGMLSIWDVRQGTMPVSLLKAHEAEMWEVHFHPSNPDHLFTCSEDGSLWHWDASTDVPEKSSLFHQDFPLKDEQKDSQLKSPAFPEDFKFGIHIIPWKFEYLISLNKPLVQSGDV, encoded by the exons ATGGAGGAAATTTATGCGAAGTTTGTGTCTCAGAAAATCAGCAAAACCCGCTGGCGACCGCTGCCTCCGGGAAGTTTACAGACCGCGGAGACGTTCGCTACAGGATCTTGGGACAATGAG GAAAAttatatttcactgtggtctatTGGAGATTTTGGAAACTTGGACTCTGATGGAGGGTTTGAAGGAGACCATCAGTTATTGTGTAGTATCAGACACCATGGTGATGTAATGGATTTACAG ttttttgaCCAGGAAAGAATTGTCGCTGCTTCATCAACAGGATGTGTAACAGTTTTCCTTCACCATCCAAATAACCAG ACTCTGTCAATCAACCAGCAGTGGACTACAGCTCACTACCACACAGGCCCTGGCAGTCCTTCCTATAGCAGTGCAGCATGTACAGGTGTTGTGTGCAACAACCCAGAAATCGTTACAGTTGGAGAGGATGGTCGAATAAATCTCTTCAGAGCTGATCACAAGGAAGCTGTAAGAACCATAG acaaTGCAGATAGTAGTACACTCCATGCTGTAACCTTTCTTCGAACTCCTGAGATTCTTACTGTAAATTCAATTGGACAGTTGAAAATATGGGATTTCAGACAACAAGGAAATGAGCCTTCTCAGATATTGTCACT GACTGGTGACCGAGTGCCACTCCACTGTGTTGATAGACATCCCAACCAACAGCATGTTGTAGCTACTGGTGGCCAAGATGGAATGTTGAGTATTTGGGATGTTAGACAAGGTACTATGCCTGTATCTCTGCTGAAGGCTCATGAAGCTGAAA TGTGGGAAGTTCACTTTCACCCATCCAACCCAGATCATCTTTTTACCTGCTCTGAAGATGGATCCCTCTGGCACTGGGATGCTTCCACAGATGTACCTGAAAAGTCGTCACTCTTTCACCAAG ACTTTCCATTAAAAGATGAACAGAAAGACAGTCAGTTGAAATCACCTGCTTTTCCTGAAGACTTCAAGTTTGGTATCCATATTATCCCATggaaatttgaatatttaatatcACTGAATAAGCCTTTGGTCCAAAGTGGTGATGTATAA